The stretch of DNA TGCCGTGATGAGAGCTGGGCCCAGCAAGTGTGCATGCACGACCATATTGTTTACCTGGCCAACTCCTCATCCCTGAAGGTGGGGATTACCCGCATATCCCAGGTGCCGGTGCGCTGGATCGACCAGGGCGCCAGTCAGGCGCTACCGATCTATCGCGTCGCTAACCGACGTCTTTCCGGCCTGGTTGAGGTGATCTTCAAGCAGCACGTCAGCGACCGTACCAGCTGGCAGGCAATGCTCAAGGGAGATCCCGCCCCCCTTGACCTGCAGGCTGAGGCGCGACGCCTGATTGCCCTCTGCGCCGAGCCCCTGGCGGAACTCGAGCGGGAGCAGGGGATCCAACGCCTGGTGCGTCTCGATGACGCAGAAAGCTTTGGCTTTGAGTACCCTGTCAGCCATCATCCCTCCAAGGTTAAGGCCTTTAATCTCGACAAGGAAGCGCAGGTCAGCGGTATTCTCGAAGGGGTCAAAGGCCAGTACCTGCTGTTCGATAACGGGGTGCTCAATGTTCGAAAATTCTCCGGCTACCAGGTCGGCCTTAGTGTGGAATAGGATAAGATCGCAATGAAAGATGCCCAGCCCAGAACCATCTACCTGAAGGATTACCGAGCGCCCGATTACTGGATCGACCGCACTGACCTTAAGGTTGACCTCCATGAGGGCCAAAGCCGCGTGGAGGCCACCCTCAGCCTGCGTGTAAACGAGGCGCACTGGACACCGGGCCAGCCACTGCCGCCCCTTGAACTGCAGGGAAGCGAGCTGGTGCTGGAGGGGGCGTGGGTAGACGGTGTGGCCCTGGGCGCCGATGAATACCAGCTGACTGAGCAGGGGCTCGTGATACAGGCCCCGTCCGCACGCTTTGAGCTGCGCACCCGCTGCCGCATCGAGCCGCAGAACAACACCTCACTTGAGGGGCTCTATAAATCCAACGGCATGTTCTGCACCCAGTGCGAGGCCGAGGGGTTTCGCAAAATCACCTACTACCTGGACCGTCCTGATGTGATGTCGGTGTTCAGCTGCCGTATCAGTGCTGACCAGATCCGCTATCCCGTTCTGCTCAGCAACGGTAACGAGATCGACAGGGGGGTGCTGGAGGAGGGGCGCCATTGGGTCCAGTGGCATGACCCCTTCCCCAAACCGGCTTACCTGTTCGCTCTGGTAGCCGGCGACCTGCAACACGTCAGTGATCAGTTTGTCACCCGCAGTGGTCGCACCGTGACCCTGCAGCTCTATACCGAACCGCGCAACATCGGCAAGTGCGATCACGCGATCGACTCTCTCAAGCGCGCCATGCGTTGGGACGAAGAGGTCTACGGCCGCGAATACGACCTGGATATCTTTATGATCGTAGCGGTGGACCACTTCAATATGGGGGCGATGGAGAACAAGGGGCTCAATATTTTCAACTCCTCCTGTGTGCTGGCCAGTGCCGATACCGCCACCGATGCCAGCTTTCAGCGTATTGAGGCGATCGTTGCCCACGAATACTTCCACAACTGGTCTGGAAACCGTGTCACTTGTCGCGACTGGTTCCAGCTCAGCCTTAAGGAGGGGTTTACGGTGTTCCGGGACGCCGAGTTTTCAGCGGACATGAACTCCCGCGCGGTTAAGCGTATCGAGGATGTAAGCCTGTTGCGTACCGCCCAGTTCGCCGAAGATGCTGGTCCCATGGCCCACCCGGTGCGTCCCGACTCCTATATGGAGATCTCCAACTTCTACACCCTTACCGTCTACGAGAAGGGGGCCGAGGTGGTGCGAATGATCCATCGTTTGCTGGGTGCCGAGGCCTTTCGCAGGGGAAGCGATCTCTACTTTGAACGCCACGACGGCCAGGCGGTGACCGTTGAGGACTTTGTGCGGGCGATGGAGGAGGCCAGCGGTATCGACCTGACCCAGTTCCGCCGCTGGTATGAGCAGGC from Aestuariirhabdus litorea encodes:
- a CDS encoding DUF2797 domain-containing protein, yielding MMESSLEGPLAKLESQHSAPVSYWLRLGEHRLALNPLIGRRIHLHYRQQVVCQGCGRISKKSFGQGYCYPCFRSLPQCDSCMMKPETCHFDAGTCRDESWAQQVCMHDHIVYLANSSSLKVGITRISQVPVRWIDQGASQALPIYRVANRRLSGLVEVIFKQHVSDRTSWQAMLKGDPAPLDLQAEARRLIALCAEPLAELEREQGIQRLVRLDDAESFGFEYPVSHHPSKVKAFNLDKEAQVSGILEGVKGQYLLFDNGVLNVRKFSGYQVGLSVE
- the pepN gene encoding aminopeptidase N, with amino-acid sequence MKDAQPRTIYLKDYRAPDYWIDRTDLKVDLHEGQSRVEATLSLRVNEAHWTPGQPLPPLELQGSELVLEGAWVDGVALGADEYQLTEQGLVIQAPSARFELRTRCRIEPQNNTSLEGLYKSNGMFCTQCEAEGFRKITYYLDRPDVMSVFSCRISADQIRYPVLLSNGNEIDRGVLEEGRHWVQWHDPFPKPAYLFALVAGDLQHVSDQFVTRSGRTVTLQLYTEPRNIGKCDHAIDSLKRAMRWDEEVYGREYDLDIFMIVAVDHFNMGAMENKGLNIFNSSCVLASADTATDASFQRIEAIVAHEYFHNWSGNRVTCRDWFQLSLKEGFTVFRDAEFSADMNSRAVKRIEDVSLLRTAQFAEDAGPMAHPVRPDSYMEISNFYTLTVYEKGAEVVRMIHRLLGAEAFRRGSDLYFERHDGQAVTVEDFVRAMEEASGIDLTQFRRWYEQAGTPRVTVSDSYDSASGRYSLHFSQSCPATPGQVSKLPFHIPIAVGLLDAEGHDLLPDSTRLVELTEAQQTVHFEAISERPVPSLLRGFSAPVKLSYDYSDAQLAFLMANDSDAFNRWDASQQLCVRVLQRMVPQYLEGTPLKVDGVLTEAFSALLRAPVSDPAALETMLVLPAEAYLAEISEPVEVEAIHAAREALANHLAERFAPEFEHLYRDSQLEGAYQPTAEHMALRSLKNAALGYLARGSDAGVELAHQQYRAANNMTDRFRALATLVHCERGSARALAKSCLQDFYDNFKNDPQVIELWLSVQASCQRDGALERVQALMAHEAFDAGNPNKLRSLIGVFCSQNSIGFHSGEGAGYRFLADQVIELDQRNPQIASRLVTPLTRLRKYPAARQQQMREQLQRIFTHSLSPDLYEVVSKSLQ